The segment CATGATAATAGGCTTTAAAAAAgtaactacatttttttaaagattccTTTTTTTTGAGTCTCAAGTCTCAATGTGCACTTCAACTTAATAATTTTGGGGTTCATCTAACAATcaatgttgaaaatgtattaaaatggcCTTGTCAAGTGAATCTTGCTGTAGTACCTATGGATACCAATAGAGGCGATAATTCTCTTAAAAGTACTGTTACGTCATTTCAGAATTACCGTAATTGCGTCATGACGCTTCACTACATGAGCGCAGTGTAATTCACGTATCTCGATAAATAGCTAGAATAAAAATGGCGTCCACAtggaaaacatatttaatgCTTCTGAATTTGATCGTTTTGTGTATCCTAACCAACACCCACTCGAGACAGATAACCACGGTAGGAATCTTCATGCAATTTTAAGTACTTTAATGCCTTTCCTTGTTTACGCTTTATGCGAGTGGGTATTTATGGAAGCCTGTAACGTAAATGCCACCTATCAGACAACAATATATTACACGTAAAATGTCCTTTATACAGATTCGTACACCATTGTTTACACATTAAAGCAATTTTAAACAATCAGGTTAATATTTATGGTTATTTACTTAAAGCAGCGGCTAGCGCAATTGACCACTTCGACAAGTAACGTCAGtatatgtataatgtaaacaaacggGCTTGTTTGATTGTCTTTGTTGATTTTCACAGGAGACTGTTGTGTTAAATGTGACAGCGGTTAATGTAATTCAGACGAAGTACAACGTACAGGTAAGAAACAAATGCACCTTTTACCCTTCTATAATAATAGAAACCATCGAAGAGTTTCTAATGGATTaagaaagaaaattatattGGTTTTAATTGAATCATAATGATCTCTACTGGTAATGTGTGTTGGTGGGATGTTGTCTGGCAAATGGGACTCAATAGACCGACATTAAATCCTGCTGGATAAAGaaccaaaacacactacaaaaacaattttgcaATAGATATAATAAACAGCTGATTGTTCATAATGGTAATTTTTATGGAAGCCATTTAAATAACTTCAGTTCTTTTTCACAGGGTTTATAGGCTTCATATTAGTGAcccatgttatttatttatgtatttttcttttagatGAACTTGACTGTTGGTCTCTTGGACAATGAAACATTCATCAATGGAGCTCCTATAAAACATTCACAAGTCACAAGGATGATATGTCCTGTTCTGTTATGCAAGTATTTTTATAAACTTCACTCTTCGTATTTAATGTTTGCGAATGAAATAGTGATTGTAGAGACAGTCTGTATTTCCATTCATGATTGACAGAaggctgtgttttttttgtagtgGATGGTTATAATGTGAGCTCTGGGTCAGCGGGTGGGATGGTAAGCAGTGAGCTGAGGCTGATGCTGAATCGGTCGAATGTTCAGAATGATGTTGGAGATCAGGTTCAGCTACTCCTCCTGAGTCAACAGATAATCCAGCTGGAGGATCAAAAGGTTAGTCTCATTTTAACTGTATCTGATTTATTTGTGgagctaataataataaaatcaattgAATATTGAATTATTATGCTTTGTAAAATTATAGCATAGAATGGCATGGTTGTCAACTGCTTTACATTTTGCAGGTCCATCAGCCAGACATCTTTGAGGTGGAAATCCAGTGGAACCAGACCTCTGAAGAGATCACACAGGTTATCAGTGTTTACCCTTCATCACAGAGCAAAATCTCAGGAATCCTATCAGAGAATGACATCTTAGTGACTGACACATCTATACACGATGAAGGTAGGTTATGTggcataaaatatatattttggggCTGTAGATGTACTGTAACAATAAATAAGATGCAATATCCACAAGTGACTGGAAATAATGAATTcttttctgaaatatttttgcATGCACCATTAGCTGTCAAGCCAAAAATCTCTTTCTTCTTACATAATATAAACTtgaatcaatatttcatgtctattgacctgttttgttttgtacataGTTGTGTTATGTACAGTAGTTATCCAGtcattatcacaaaataaaccacaAGATGATCGGGGATAATTCACGCTATTGACCTGCTGAACATACCATATCTCCTTTTTTACTGTCCAGTTCTTGCTGACGTTTTACCATTTATGTATTCACAGGTGAAGACCAAGTGCTTAACAGCACCAGCCACTATCTATATAAAAATGCTGAGACTACACAGGAAGAGATCGCTGCTCCAGGGAAACTCCCAGAAACACCCTTGCGGATGGACCCAGAAACTCTGTACGAGTCCAGAGGGGAAGAGGAAAGGAATTCTGATTATATCCTGCCTAAGGTTCCTCTCAGAGATCACATGACCTCTTATAGCGTAAGTGCTAATGTACATCTGCAGCAGACACTAGCATTATACTAATGCAAGAATTCTCTTTTTGGTTTGGTCTTACCTCGTTTTATTGTGTGTGGGCAGGTGGTGTGCCAGTGGATCGAAGAGCTGAGGGATAAACTGAGGCGCTTCTGGTCGGATTCAGTCCCCCTTTTCTTTTTGATCATGTGGGTGGTGGTGGTTGGTGTTGCAGGCTCCGCTGTGATTATTAGGATTCTTGATTTTCTGTTCCCCTCCTGTGAACACAGGTATGACCTGCACcaactgtttttgtttgttactcAACTGAAATGATatctgttatttgttttaaaattacaGCCTGCTAACTAACTgcatactaataaaaaaattctctctATAGGGGATTCTTTCATCTGAATCCAGAGACTCTAATGCCAGATGATGAAAAGCAGAGCCTAATAGATAATGTGGAGATTGATggtaaaacaacagaaaagcaAGTTTTGATAGAGAAGTGAATGCGATGGATGTGTTTTCATCAGTTTGGTTAAGTGGCTTTATTTGGTTACGGATACCAATGACTTTAGTGTagcactttaaaaacaaattctgcAACATGACTTAATCAGCATCCAAATTTCCACCTGattctttaaaaacatcttgGGAGATTTTGGTAAAAAAGAAAGTGTTACTTTGTGTCATTACCCATGGGGTATgacacaaactaaaaaaaaggCTAGTATGTGAAGCTAAAACCTCACGAAAACTTGTTGCTGATTTTGATCTGTCCTTTTTCTTACTTTATGTCAGTTTTATATAAGTGGCCTGTAAGAAACTGCCTATATTGCTTATTTATATCGAATAGTAtatgcattttcatttctgaAGTGTTAATATTGCATTAAGCATGTATTTAGGCAATACATTTCAACTGTGACCTGCTTTTTTCTTGGACCTGAATGGATGCTATTGTTTTtaatagggatagttcacacacgAAATTAAATACTCAATCTTAAATTGTCCAAATtctgttaacatttatttgttttgatgagcacaaagatatttgaaagaatgcttgtaacc is part of the Triplophysa dalaica isolate WHDGS20190420 chromosome 13, ASM1584641v1, whole genome shotgun sequence genome and harbors:
- the ginm1 gene encoding glycoprotein integral membrane protein 1 yields the protein MASTWKTYLMLLNLIVLCILTNTHSRQITTETVVLNVTAVNVIQTKYNVQMNLTVGLLDNETFINGAPIKHSQVTRMICPVLLLDGYNVSSGSAGGMVSSELRLMLNRSNVQNDVGDQVQLLLLSQQIIQLEDQKVHQPDIFEVEIQWNQTSEEITQVISVYPSSQSKISGILSENDILVTDTSIHDEGEDQVLNSTSHYLYKNAETTQEEIAAPGKLPETPLRMDPETLYESRGEEERNSDYILPKVPLRDHMTSYSVVCQWIEELRDKLRRFWSDSVPLFFLIMWVVVVGVAGSAVIIRILDFLFPSCEHRGFFHLNPETLMPDDEKQSLIDNVEIDGKTTEKQVLIEK